A genomic window from Synechococcus sp. WH 8016 includes:
- a CDS encoding NAD(P)H-quinone oxidoreductase subunit L — translation MSIENLLSSVSLDTLLVIGGYLALGGLYLVVMPLALFFWMNRRWHVMGKIERLFVFGLVFFFFPGMILFAPFLNFRLSGQGEV, via the coding sequence GTGTCCATCGAGAATCTCCTGTCTTCGGTCTCCTTAGACACGCTGCTTGTGATCGGTGGCTATCTGGCCTTGGGTGGCCTTTACCTCGTGGTGATGCCACTGGCACTCTTCTTTTGGATGAATCGGCGCTGGCACGTGATGGGCAAGATTGAGCGCCTGTTCGTCTTCGGGCTGGTTTTCTTTTTCTTTCCGGGAATGATTCTGTTCGCACCATTCCTCAATTTCCGCCTCAGCGGTCAAGGAGAGGTTTAA
- a CDS encoding cbb3-type cytochrome c oxidase subunit I: MTTNTYDLRILKAPHPVPGAPDNWKRFFSFNTDAKVIGIQYIATALFFLLVGGLLAMIVRGELITPPADLVDPTVYNGLYTMHGTVMLFLFLFPILNGFNNLLIPTMIGAPDMAFPKLNAAAFWLVPVFSIVLMGSFFAPGGPASSGWWSYPPMSLQNPLGHFINGEFLWILAVALSGISSIMGAINFVTTIIRMRAPGMGFFRMPIFVWTAWAAQTIQLIGLPALTGGAVMLLFDLSFGTSFFRPEGGGDPVLFQHFFWFYSHPAVYVLVLPVFGIFSELFPVYARKPLFGYRFVAIASFGITFLSLIVWAHHMFYTGTPNWMRHIFMFTTMLIAIPTGVKVFAWLGTLWAGNLRLSTPMLFCIGGLINFIFAGITGVMLATVPIDIHVGNTYFVVAHFHYVIFNTIVFGVFAGIYHWFPKFTGKMYYEGLGKVHFVLTFIGATLNWLPLHWAGLLGMPRRVASYDPEFAIWNVIASIGAFMLGVASIPFILNMVSSWARGPKAPPNPWRAIGLEWLLPSPPPAENFEDDIPTVISEPYGYGLGKPLVEDQDFYIRRSMEA; this comes from the coding sequence ATGACGACGAACACCTACGACCTTCGCATTCTCAAGGCACCACATCCAGTTCCTGGGGCCCCGGACAACTGGAAGCGCTTCTTCAGTTTCAACACCGACGCAAAGGTGATTGGAATTCAATACATCGCCACGGCCCTTTTCTTCCTTTTAGTGGGTGGCCTATTGGCCATGATCGTGCGGGGCGAACTGATCACTCCTCCAGCCGATCTTGTTGACCCAACCGTCTACAACGGCCTCTACACCATGCACGGAACAGTGATGTTGTTCCTGTTTCTTTTTCCCATTCTCAACGGTTTCAACAATCTGTTGATCCCCACGATGATCGGGGCACCAGACATGGCATTTCCGAAGCTGAATGCCGCTGCTTTCTGGCTGGTGCCAGTGTTCTCCATCGTCTTGATGGGAAGCTTTTTCGCCCCAGGCGGACCCGCTTCATCGGGATGGTGGTCGTACCCACCGATGAGTTTGCAAAATCCACTCGGCCATTTCATCAATGGAGAGTTTCTCTGGATTCTTGCGGTGGCCCTGTCCGGCATCTCCTCGATCATGGGCGCCATCAATTTCGTGACGACCATCATCCGGATGAGAGCCCCAGGGATGGGCTTCTTCCGAATGCCGATTTTTGTTTGGACGGCATGGGCCGCCCAGACCATCCAGTTGATAGGACTGCCGGCTCTCACAGGCGGTGCCGTAATGCTGCTGTTTGACCTCAGCTTCGGTACCAGCTTTTTCAGGCCGGAAGGTGGCGGTGATCCAGTGTTGTTTCAGCACTTTTTCTGGTTCTATTCCCACCCGGCCGTTTACGTGCTGGTGTTGCCAGTGTTTGGAATTTTCTCTGAGCTCTTTCCCGTTTATGCACGCAAACCTTTATTTGGCTATCGCTTTGTAGCAATTGCCTCTTTCGGAATCACCTTTCTGAGCCTGATTGTGTGGGCTCACCACATGTTTTACACGGGCACACCGAACTGGATGCGTCACATCTTCATGTTCACCACGATGCTTATTGCCATCCCAACTGGAGTGAAGGTATTCGCCTGGTTGGGAACACTCTGGGCAGGAAATTTACGCTTGAGCACACCAATGCTGTTCTGCATCGGCGGTCTCATTAATTTCATTTTCGCGGGAATTACTGGGGTGATGCTAGCCACCGTGCCCATTGATATTCATGTAGGCAACACCTACTTCGTTGTAGCCCACTTCCACTATGTCATCTTCAACACCATTGTTTTTGGTGTTTTCGCCGGTATTTACCACTGGTTCCCAAAATTCACAGGAAAGATGTATTACGAAGGCCTTGGGAAAGTCCATTTCGTTCTCACCTTCATCGGAGCCACGCTCAACTGGCTTCCACTTCACTGGGCCGGCTTGCTAGGCATGCCCCGTCGCGTGGCCTCCTACGACCCAGAATTCGCCATCTGGAACGTGATTGCAAGCATCGGCGCCTTCATGCTTGGCGTCGCCTCAATCCCCTTCATCCTGAACATGGTGAGTTCCTGGGCTCGCGGACCCAAGGCTCCTCCCAACCCTTGGCGAGCGATTGGTCTGGAATGGCTGCTGCCATCCCCGCCTCCGGCCGAAAACTTCGAAGACGACATTCCGACTGTGATTAGTGAGCCCTACGGCTATGGCTTAGGCAAGCCCTTAGTCGAAGACCAAGACTTCTATATCCGTCGCTCCATGGAGGCCTAA
- a CDS encoding cytochrome c oxidase subunit II, which translates to MTSATPKKGPNIGAIVIITVAVAINLVISKLMATWSLSWFPPQASSAAPYVDNLFALETGIGSFIFFGCTGFMGWVLLFNRAGKYDESDGAPIEGNTKLEITWTIIPLVTVFLIATYSMNVNMKLQTLGPKHKYAIGTDPTLLMEADPIAEVGPIDVIARQWSWEFVYPDGVRSSELHLPIDQRVNFRMISEDVLHSFFVPAFRLKQDIIPGSIISYSLTPTKEGRFRLRDAMFSGAYFSQNQTDVIVETQQDFAEWLKTTAQQPLQQGLDPSRDLYNRRIARGDKGWATVPPAPAPMVNDPGDPSIPHDA; encoded by the coding sequence ATGACGAGCGCAACTCCCAAGAAGGGGCCAAATATTGGCGCCATTGTGATCATCACTGTCGCCGTCGCTATCAATCTGGTCATCTCGAAATTGATGGCGACCTGGTCTCTGAGTTGGTTCCCACCCCAAGCATCCAGTGCCGCACCTTACGTCGACAATCTGTTCGCACTGGAGACGGGGATCGGCTCATTCATCTTTTTTGGATGCACCGGCTTTATGGGCTGGGTGTTGTTATTCAACCGGGCTGGAAAGTACGACGAAAGTGATGGGGCACCGATCGAAGGCAACACCAAATTAGAAATCACCTGGACGATCATTCCCCTGGTGACGGTCTTCCTGATCGCCACTTATTCGATGAACGTCAATATGAAGCTTCAAACCCTCGGGCCGAAGCACAAATACGCCATCGGAACCGATCCAACTCTGCTGATGGAGGCAGATCCGATTGCTGAGGTGGGACCGATCGATGTCATTGCCCGTCAGTGGAGTTGGGAATTCGTTTACCCCGACGGAGTGCGCAGCTCTGAGCTGCATCTCCCGATTGATCAGCGTGTGAATTTCCGAATGATTTCGGAAGACGTGCTCCACAGTTTCTTCGTCCCGGCCTTCCGGCTCAAACAAGACATCATTCCCGGAAGCATTATTTCTTACAGCCTTACTCCAACAAAAGAAGGGCGATTCCGACTCCGAGACGCCATGTTCAGCGGTGCCTACTTCTCACAGAATCAAACGGACGTGATTGTCGAAACCCAACAGGATTTCGCCGAATGGTTAAAGACAACGGCACAACAACCGCTCCAACAGGGTCTTGATCCAAGTCGCGACCTCTATAACCGCCGCATCGCCCGTGGTGACAAGGGCTGGGCCACGGTGCCGCCCGCTCCAGCACCGATGGTGAACGACCCCGGTGATCCCTCCATTCCACACGACGCCTGA
- a CDS encoding heme-copper oxidase subunit III translates to MTTTNPDLPLNHQPGHIKHDGHNLTGFIIFLCSESIIFLAFFTGFALLKITAPEWLPEGVEGLETRMPLINTIVLVSSSFVAYFAERYLHQKNLWGFRALWLLTMAMGTYFVYGQYVEWSELQFGLSSGVFGGTFFLLTGFHGLHVITGILLMGIMLLRSFRPNNYEKGDMGVTSVSLFWHFVDVIWIILFLLIYVWQRTT, encoded by the coding sequence ATGACCACAACCAATCCCGACTTACCCCTTAATCATCAACCCGGCCACATCAAACATGATGGGCACAACCTCACAGGTTTTATCATTTTCCTGTGTTCAGAAAGCATTATTTTCCTAGCCTTTTTCACTGGATTTGCACTGCTCAAAATCACCGCACCAGAGTGGCTTCCTGAAGGCGTTGAAGGGCTGGAAACACGCATGCCTTTGATCAACACAATTGTGCTGGTGAGTTCAAGCTTTGTAGCCTATTTTGCTGAACGGTATTTACACCAGAAAAACCTTTGGGGCTTTCGAGCTCTATGGCTTCTCACGATGGCGATGGGAACCTACTTCGTTTATGGGCAATATGTGGAGTGGTCCGAACTTCAGTTCGGACTTAGCAGTGGTGTTTTTGGCGGTACGTTTTTTCTGCTAACGGGATTCCATGGCCTGCATGTGATTACAGGCATTCTCTTAATGGGAATCATGCTGCTTCGGTCCTTTAGGCCAAACAATTACGAGAAAGGCGATATGGGTGTCACTTCAGTGAGCTTGTTTTGGCATTTTGTGGATGTTATTTGGATCATTCTTTTCCTCCTAATTTACGTCTGGCAACGCACCACCTAA
- a CDS encoding DUF3007 family protein, translating into MTRAGVLKLGLGLLLAGGAGFWLFKAAGFEGFSAGIAAEAVLVVIVVGWTGSYLFRVVTGQMTYMQQRRRYRKEYDQLTTDQLQARFDALSPDEQQALLASLNLDESESEQTSEP; encoded by the coding sequence TTGACGCGTGCTGGTGTTCTCAAGCTGGGTCTGGGGCTCTTACTCGCGGGAGGCGCTGGATTCTGGCTGTTTAAGGCTGCAGGGTTTGAGGGGTTTTCAGCAGGAATCGCTGCTGAGGCCGTTTTGGTGGTGATTGTTGTGGGCTGGACAGGCTCCTACCTCTTCAGGGTTGTGACTGGTCAGATGACGTATATGCAGCAGCGACGCCGCTACCGAAAGGAGTACGACCAACTCACAACCGATCAGCTTCAGGCACGTTTTGATGCCTTGAGTCCGGATGAGCAGCAAGCCCTGCTGGCCTCTCTCAATTTGGATGAGTCTGAATCGGAACAGACCTCAGAACCGTAG
- a CDS encoding c-type cytochrome: MIRLLSSILLAVLLLWPSTALAMESGASLFQNNCASCHPNGENIIRRGRTLKIKALTKRGIDSSEAIAQVAREGIGQMSGYADALGDGGDVIVAEWVWQQAQNAWIQG; this comes from the coding sequence TCTCATCCATCCTGCTGGCCGTGCTGCTCTTGTGGCCATCGACTGCACTTGCCATGGAGTCCGGAGCCTCGTTATTTCAAAATAATTGTGCTAGTTGCCACCCCAATGGCGAAAACATTATTCGTCGCGGGCGCACACTCAAAATCAAAGCTTTAACCAAGCGTGGAATTGATAGCAGTGAGGCCATCGCGCAAGTCGCCCGAGAAGGAATCGGACAAATGAGTGGGTACGCCGATGCCCTTGGGGATGGCGGGGATGTGATTGTGGCCGAATGGGTTTGGCAACAAGCTCAAAATGCCTGGATCCAGGGATAA
- a CDS encoding calcium/sodium antiporter has product MPDFLISTLELLVGIGLLFGGGELFVQGAVILAVILGVPQLVIGLTVVSLGTSAPEFFVSISSVVQGADALAVSNVVGSNIFNVLVVLGCSALVLPLKVESRLVRRDVPLLLAVSAAAWGMASAGRVTWQSGVALLLGLVINTVWEIRTAREEPEEMEPAEPEVDLETAQQGWIKAMVRLLVGIVVLGFGAHLLVKGASAVALSLGVSEAVIGLTIVSAGTSMPELITSLVAALRGRTDLAIGNVVGSCLLNLLLVLAGGALAAGARGLNVSPDLIHDDMPVMILTSLACLPIFWTKGRVSRIEGGLLVALYVLYITDNVLPRTGLSSWSDEFRLIMLCVVLPAVVILIVVQAARYWRQLKRKGVSS; this is encoded by the coding sequence ATGCCTGACTTTCTGATCTCTACCCTCGAGCTCTTGGTGGGAATCGGACTTCTGTTCGGCGGGGGCGAGTTATTCGTCCAAGGTGCGGTCATTCTTGCCGTCATCCTCGGCGTCCCTCAGCTGGTCATTGGCCTGACGGTGGTTTCGCTTGGGACGAGCGCACCAGAATTTTTTGTCAGCATCAGTTCCGTGGTGCAAGGGGCTGATGCGCTGGCCGTCAGCAACGTGGTGGGGAGCAACATTTTCAATGTGTTGGTCGTGCTCGGCTGCAGCGCCCTCGTTCTGCCGCTGAAAGTGGAAAGCCGTTTGGTGAGAAGGGATGTCCCGCTCCTCCTTGCCGTTTCGGCGGCGGCTTGGGGGATGGCATCGGCGGGACGTGTGACCTGGCAATCAGGCGTTGCACTCTTGCTGGGTCTGGTGATTAACACCGTCTGGGAAATCCGCACAGCACGGGAGGAACCAGAGGAAATGGAGCCCGCTGAACCAGAGGTTGACTTGGAAACCGCCCAACAGGGCTGGATCAAAGCCATGGTTCGGCTGTTGGTCGGCATTGTTGTTCTTGGCTTCGGTGCCCATCTGTTGGTGAAAGGAGCCAGCGCGGTTGCCTTAAGCCTCGGTGTGAGTGAGGCCGTGATCGGACTCACCATTGTTTCGGCTGGCACCTCGATGCCTGAATTAATTACCTCTTTGGTCGCCGCATTGCGCGGGAGAACCGATCTCGCCATTGGCAATGTGGTTGGCAGCTGTCTTCTGAATCTTCTTCTGGTGCTGGCTGGAGGTGCCTTGGCCGCAGGAGCAAGGGGTCTCAATGTCTCTCCGGATTTAATCCATGACGACATGCCTGTGATGATCCTGACCAGCCTGGCGTGCCTGCCAATCTTCTGGACAAAAGGGAGAGTTTCCAGGATTGAAGGTGGATTACTCGTTGCCTTATACGTTCTTTACATCACCGATAACGTTCTCCCTCGCACAGGGCTTTCGTCTTGGTCGGACGAATTTCGGCTGATCATGCTTTGTGTTGTGCTACCAGCCGTTGTGATTCTGATTGTGGTGCAGGCCGCTCGTTACTGGAGACAGCTCAAACGCAAAGGTGTTTCAAGCTGA
- a CDS encoding DUF2231 domain-containing protein — MTVISTILSPVNEIADKLGANDLPYAIPIHPNLVHFTIGLFAIGIAFDFAGAFYPLEKRVFRFLALPATRSGFHDVGWYNLLACSVITFFTVAAGFYEMLLAVPLQGVRSIIGQNAIDTMLWHAIGGVALLLIIVVMTIWRGFQRFLWRKDFGRQVSWLYLGCGAVVLLVMGVHGSLGAWLASEFGVHITADQLLAAGADLNEVLP, encoded by the coding sequence ATGACGGTCATCAGCACCATTCTCTCGCCGGTGAACGAAATCGCCGACAAACTTGGGGCGAATGATCTCCCCTACGCGATCCCGATTCATCCCAATTTGGTGCACTTCACCATTGGCTTGTTTGCTATCGGAATCGCCTTTGATTTTGCCGGAGCCTTTTACCCACTTGAGAAACGAGTTTTTCGTTTCTTAGCACTACCAGCAACACGAAGTGGGTTTCACGATGTTGGCTGGTACAACCTTCTCGCTTGCAGCGTGATCACCTTTTTCACCGTTGCGGCTGGCTTTTACGAAATGCTGCTTGCCGTTCCACTGCAAGGAGTTCGCAGCATCATTGGCCAAAACGCGATCGACACCATGCTGTGGCATGCGATCGGAGGCGTCGCCCTGCTTCTGATCATTGTGGTGATGACCATCTGGCGTGGGTTTCAACGATTTTTGTGGCGAAAAGACTTTGGTCGTCAGGTGAGCTGGCTCTATCTGGGATGCGGTGCTGTCGTGCTCCTCGTCATGGGCGTCCATGGAAGTCTTGGAGCCTGGCTTGCCAGTGAATTTGGTGTTCACATCACAGCCGATCAGCTCCTTGCTGCCGGGGCCGATCTCAATGAGGTCTTGCCATGA
- a CDS encoding DUF2231 domain-containing protein, translating to MIGLLPTLNDKNLPWLDVIHPIVVHFVIAMAMITVVFDLLGVFTGRRNLFEVSFWNLLVATVAIFVAIIFGQIEAGLATPYGASRDILNYHSTLGWSLAAILSLLTGWRYVARQKDPTVLPRGFLIIDSVLAILVFCQVYLGDKLVWIYGLHTVPVVEAVRSGALS from the coding sequence ATGATTGGGCTGCTCCCCACGCTCAACGACAAGAATCTCCCCTGGCTAGATGTCATTCATCCAATCGTGGTGCACTTCGTGATCGCGATGGCGATGATCACGGTGGTCTTCGACCTGCTTGGAGTGTTCACAGGGCGTCGCAACCTGTTTGAGGTGAGCTTCTGGAACTTGCTGGTAGCGACCGTGGCCATCTTCGTCGCCATCATCTTTGGACAGATCGAAGCCGGCCTAGCCACTCCTTATGGAGCTTCAAGAGACATTTTGAATTACCACAGCACCCTTGGCTGGTCGCTTGCTGCGATTCTCAGCCTCCTGACGGGGTGGCGATATGTCGCAAGACAAAAAGACCCCACAGTGCTGCCACGAGGATTTCTGATCATTGATTCAGTATTAGCAATCCTGGTGTTTTGCCAGGTTTACCTAGGCGACAAACTCGTTTGGATTTATGGCCTCCATACGGTCCCGGTGGTCGAAGCCGTCCGTAGTGGAGCTCTGTCATGA
- a CDS encoding YciI family protein: MARFVLWGTYCEGALQKREPFRDEHLAGLRVLKEQGTLITLGPTEGSTHVFAIFESDSKDSVCALLEQDVYWREGIWTQLDVYPWIQAF, translated from the coding sequence ATGGCACGCTTCGTTCTATGGGGAACCTATTGCGAGGGCGCACTTCAAAAGCGTGAGCCTTTTCGAGACGAGCATCTTGCTGGACTGCGAGTGCTTAAAGAGCAGGGAACCTTAATCACGCTGGGTCCCACAGAGGGCAGTACGCACGTATTTGCGATTTTTGAATCAGACAGCAAGGACAGCGTTTGTGCCCTGCTCGAACAAGACGTGTATTGGCGCGAAGGAATTTGGACTCAGCTAGATGTTTATCCCTGGATCCAGGCATTTTGA
- a CDS encoding SulP family inorganic anion transporter: MLLNYISTRNIRGDAFGGLTAAVVALPMALAFGVASGAGAAAGLWGAVIIGLVAALFGGTSTLISEPTGPMTVVFTAVILNFTSQIPDRSTALALAFMVVMLAGLFQILFGLCRLGRYITMMPYTVISGFMSGIGVILVILQLAPFLGQTSPTGGVIGTLSSLPQLISGAQPLEFLLALITLLILWFTPESWKRFCPPQLLALVVGTALSLSIFSDAGLSRIPEFSAEFPRFQPPTFSGITPDLLRLMVVNGAVLGMLGCIDALLTSVVADSLTRTEHDSNKELIGQGLGNLVSGLFGGLPGAGATMGTVVNIQAGGRSALSGIVRAIILMLVILVAAPWASLIPLAVLAGIALKVGFDIIDWSFLMRAHHLSMKAACITYGVIGLTVLVDLIWAVFIGVFVANVLTIERMTALQSKGVKTISTTDDDVTLPLDEQALLDRASGRLLLFQLTGPMIFGVAKTINREHNAIEACEAVLFDLSEVSHLGVTASLALENAIKEAIEVGRLVYIVVHPGATRKRLEKLKLLDLLPEDHVSASRYEVLLRAVNQLPQLQELSS, encoded by the coding sequence GTGCTCCTTAATTACATCAGCACTCGCAACATCCGTGGTGATGCCTTTGGTGGGCTCACGGCTGCTGTGGTGGCACTTCCAATGGCGCTGGCTTTCGGCGTGGCTTCTGGAGCTGGTGCGGCTGCAGGTCTTTGGGGTGCAGTGATTATTGGCCTGGTGGCGGCTCTGTTTGGTGGGACATCCACGCTGATCTCTGAGCCCACTGGTCCGATGACGGTGGTCTTCACAGCGGTGATCCTCAATTTCACCAGCCAAATCCCCGACCGATCGACAGCGCTGGCGCTGGCTTTCATGGTGGTGATGCTCGCAGGTCTCTTCCAGATCCTGTTCGGACTTTGTCGATTAGGCCGATACATCACGATGATGCCTTACACCGTGATTTCAGGCTTTATGTCTGGAATTGGGGTGATTCTTGTCATCCTTCAGCTGGCCCCATTTTTGGGTCAGACCAGTCCAACGGGCGGTGTGATTGGCACCTTATCCAGTCTGCCTCAGTTGATTTCCGGTGCACAACCGCTGGAGTTTTTACTTGCGCTCATCACGCTGCTGATTCTTTGGTTTACCCCTGAAAGTTGGAAGCGTTTTTGTCCTCCCCAGCTTCTCGCCCTCGTTGTTGGAACAGCGTTATCTCTCAGCATCTTTTCGGATGCTGGTTTAAGCCGAATTCCTGAGTTTTCCGCTGAGTTTCCTCGTTTTCAGCCACCTACATTCTCTGGAATTACTCCAGATTTGCTGCGGCTGATGGTGGTGAATGGGGCCGTGTTGGGAATGCTTGGTTGTATTGATGCCCTCCTCACTTCTGTTGTGGCAGATAGCCTTACGCGCACAGAACACGACTCCAATAAGGAACTCATCGGCCAGGGTCTAGGTAATTTAGTGTCTGGTTTATTTGGTGGCCTCCCGGGCGCTGGCGCCACGATGGGAACGGTTGTCAACATCCAGGCAGGCGGACGTTCTGCCCTGTCGGGAATTGTGAGAGCGATCATTTTGATGCTTGTCATTTTGGTGGCAGCACCTTGGGCTTCGCTGATTCCCTTGGCTGTGCTGGCCGGGATTGCCCTGAAGGTTGGTTTTGACATTATCGATTGGAGTTTTTTGATGCGCGCTCATCATCTTTCGATGAAAGCAGCATGCATTACGTATGGAGTGATTGGTCTCACTGTTCTCGTCGATTTGATTTGGGCCGTGTTCATTGGAGTTTTTGTTGCCAATGTTCTAACGATTGAACGGATGACGGCCCTTCAGTCCAAGGGGGTGAAGACAATTAGTACAACCGATGATGATGTGACGCTGCCGCTTGATGAACAAGCGCTGCTCGATCGTGCATCTGGACGACTTTTGCTCTTTCAGCTAACCGGGCCGATGATTTTTGGTGTCGCTAAAACCATCAATCGTGAGCACAATGCGATTGAGGCTTGTGAGGCTGTGTTGTTTGATCTCAGTGAAGTGTCTCACCTCGGTGTAACGGCCTCCCTGGCCCTTGAAAATGCGATCAAAGAAGCCATTGAAGTAGGCCGTTTGGTGTATATCGTTGTCCACCCTGGGGCGACACGCAAGCGCTTGGAGAAACTCAAGCTTCTTGACCTTCTTCCCGAAGATCACGTCAGCGCCAGTCGTTATGAGGTGTTGTTGCGTGCCGTCAATCAATTGCCTCAGCTTCAGGAGCTTTCTTCCTAG
- the trpA gene encoding tryptophan synthase subunit alpha: MTDQLSRIEAVFSRTAQEQRMALMPFLMAGDPDLSTTAEVLLSLQANGADIVELGIPYTDPLADGPVIQAAAYRALEQKTTPAKVIEMLAGLKGQLSMPVILFTYTNPLLNRGPERFFAEAAAAGAAGLVVPDLPLEEAERLSPLAATFGLDLVLLVAPTTPQNRMQRIAESSRGFTYLVSVTGVTGERVKLQDRVASLVSDLKACNSGPVAVGFGISGPEQVLQVKQWGADGAIVGSALVKRIAAAAPGKVALEAGEFCRQLRDAAG, encoded by the coding sequence GTGACGGATCAACTTTCAAGGATTGAAGCGGTTTTCTCCCGAACGGCTCAGGAACAACGCATGGCATTGATGCCATTCTTGATGGCAGGAGATCCAGACTTGAGCACAACGGCTGAAGTGCTTTTGAGCCTTCAAGCCAATGGTGCTGACATTGTTGAGCTCGGCATCCCCTATACGGATCCATTGGCTGATGGGCCTGTCATTCAGGCTGCTGCCTATCGGGCTTTAGAGCAAAAAACCACGCCAGCGAAAGTGATCGAGATGCTGGCTGGCTTGAAAGGTCAGCTCAGCATGCCTGTGATTCTGTTTACCTACACCAACCCGCTCCTCAATCGGGGACCAGAGCGTTTTTTTGCGGAAGCTGCTGCTGCTGGCGCTGCAGGATTAGTGGTGCCCGATCTTCCCTTAGAGGAAGCCGAGAGATTGTCGCCTTTGGCGGCAACGTTTGGATTGGATTTGGTGTTATTGGTCGCACCAACAACACCACAAAATCGTATGCAGAGGATTGCTGAATCCAGCCGTGGATTCACTTACTTGGTGAGTGTGACCGGTGTGACTGGAGAGCGCGTCAAGCTCCAAGATCGTGTGGCCTCTTTGGTGAGCGATTTAAAGGCCTGCAACAGTGGTCCAGTGGCTGTCGGGTTTGGGATTTCGGGTCCTGAACAAGTTTTGCAAGTAAAACAATGGGGAGCTGATGGTGCAATTGTTGGCAGTGCTCTTGTTAAACGAATCGCCGCTGCAGCGCCCGGGAAAGTTGCATTAGAGGCTGGAGAGTTTTGCAGGCAACTCAGGGATGCTGCTGGATGA
- the pyrC gene encoding dihydroorotase, whose product MTCSDRLVLRRPDDWHVHLRDGPMLEAVLFATARVFARAVVMPNLRPPITTVEAAQRYRQRIENALTDGLVFTPLMTAYLTDDLDPEELERGFAEGVFAAAKLYPANATTNSAAGVSDLALITPLLERMEAIDMPLLIHGEVTDPDVDVFDREAVFIERHLIPLRQRHPGLRIVLEHITTEQAVDYVASGDQRLAATITPHHLHLNRNAMFVGGLKSDFYCLPVVKRECHRRALVKAATSGLPCFFLGTDSAPHPRAGKESACGCAGIFNAMHAMESYAAVFDQEGALDRLEAFASEFGPRFYGLPLNTDTIALVRQPQTVPNQLTLPQGLLGELDSGEAPVFFHAGESLAWSVDLAGGD is encoded by the coding sequence ATGACCTGCTCAGATCGTCTGGTCTTGCGTCGTCCGGATGACTGGCATGTCCATCTCCGCGATGGGCCCATGTTGGAAGCGGTGCTGTTTGCCACGGCCAGAGTGTTCGCAAGGGCTGTTGTCATGCCTAACCTGCGCCCACCGATTACGACCGTGGAAGCTGCGCAGCGGTATCGCCAGAGGATTGAGAACGCGCTGACAGACGGCCTGGTTTTTACACCGTTGATGACTGCGTATCTGACGGATGACCTTGATCCCGAAGAGCTGGAACGAGGTTTTGCGGAGGGGGTGTTTGCTGCTGCAAAGCTTTACCCCGCCAATGCCACCACCAATTCAGCGGCTGGGGTGAGCGATCTGGCTTTGATTACGCCCCTGCTGGAAAGGATGGAGGCGATCGACATGCCCTTGCTCATTCATGGAGAGGTCACCGATCCAGATGTGGATGTGTTTGACCGGGAGGCGGTTTTTATTGAACGACATCTCATCCCTTTGCGTCAGCGTCACCCTGGATTGCGGATTGTTTTAGAGCACATCACCACAGAGCAGGCCGTGGATTATGTCGCAAGCGGCGACCAGCGTTTGGCTGCCACGATTACGCCGCATCACCTCCATCTCAATCGCAATGCGATGTTCGTGGGTGGCTTGAAAAGTGATTTTTACTGTCTTCCTGTCGTCAAAAGAGAATGTCATCGTCGTGCCTTGGTTAAGGCGGCAACGAGTGGCCTTCCATGCTTTTTCCTTGGCACCGATTCCGCACCCCATCCCCGAGCGGGGAAGGAGTCAGCCTGTGGTTGTGCCGGAATCTTCAACGCCATGCACGCCATGGAGAGCTATGCCGCTGTGTTTGACCAGGAGGGTGCACTGGATCGCTTAGAGGCCTTTGCGAGTGAATTTGGCCCGCGCTTTTACGGATTGCCCCTCAACACAGACACCATTGCGTTGGTGCGTCAGCCGCAGACCGTGCCGAACCAGCTCACGCTCCCTCAAGGTCTTTTAGGAGAACTTGACTCTGGAGAAGCCCCTGTGTTCTTTCATGCTGGCGAGTCTCTGGCTTGGTCTGTTGACCTGGCTGGTGGGGACTAA